The Limanda limanda chromosome 13, fLimLim1.1, whole genome shotgun sequence region agtatgaatcctcatatgtatatttagatggcccctttggttaaatcttttaccacactcagagcaactgcacgctttctcacctgtatgaatATTCATATGTGcatttagattgcccctttcgGTAAattttttaccacactcagagcaactaaacggtttctctcctgtatgagtcatcatatgtttatttagatttgatcttttgttaaatcttttaccacactcagcgcacctaaacggtttctctcctgtatgaatcctcatatgtgtatttagatttgaTCTTTTGGTAAATCTTTTATCACACTCAgtgcaactaaacggtttctctcctgtatgactcctcatatgtgtatttagattgcccctctCTGTAAATCTTTTGCCACACTCagggcaactaaacggtttctcttctgtatgactcctcatatgtttatttagactgcccctttcggtaaatcttttaccacaatcagagcaactaaatggtttctctcctgtatgtttcctcatatgtgtatttaaattGCCCCTATCGCTAAATCTTTTATCACACTCAGGGCAACTAAATGGTTCGTCTCCTGTATGATTCCTCATATGTCTTTTTAGACTGCCCCTTTcggtaaatcttttaccacactcagagcaactaaatggtttctctcctgtatgtttcctcatatgtgtatttaaattGCCCCTAACGTTAAATCTTTTATCACACTCagggcaactaaacggtttctctcctgtatgaatcctcatatgtctatttagaagAAATctatggttaaatcttttaccacactcagagcagctaaactgttttttttctgtcttacatcccataACATTTAGAgaatgtttgttatttcttgtatttaaaccagtctgaggttccctggtctccatccaatcatcctcactgacttcagtctcagaagagacttcagtctcagaagagtcagtcttgtcctcaggacgtGGTTGTAAACGTCCACCAGgtcctgagttcctggctggttctggtcctccacagtccgttctcttctccttcgtctcactcggTTGAAGCTTTGacaatttaagtttctcttcatcttcttcactcttcacagcgacaggagtcaatgtgaacttgatatcaggctcctccagtccttgaagctgctgtccaacctgattggtccacggatcctcctgttcctctttaatgtgggggggctctgggccctcctggtccacaagggggctccacagctgctcctcagagggatcctcttctttaatcaccatcagttgctggatgtctgcaggacacactgaaatacaaacacacgtttatcatttcagagtttcctgaagtgttttgaaaaacttgtgttgtgtcgtttaatgtcgactgttgtgatttttgaatgatcacattcaggaagtagagatgttgaggttgtttacagttggtgtaacgacgcagctcgtaaaggaagcagcataaaacgAGTTTCTGGTAAAACAGTttttcattcacagcagcaggttttc contains the following coding sequences:
- the LOC133017962 gene encoding gastrula zinc finger protein XlCGF57.1-like, with amino-acid sequence MQPEVRLHRAVCPADIQQLMVIKEEDPSEEQLWSPLVDQEGPEPPHIKEEQEDPWTNQVGQQLQGLEEPDIKFTLTPVAVKSEEDEEKLKLSKLQPSETKEKRTDCGGPEPARNSGPGGRLQPRPEDKTDSSETEVSSETEVSEDDWMETREPQTGLNTRNNKHSLNVMGCKTEKKQFSCSECGKRFNHRFLLNRHMRIHTGEKPFSCPECDKRFNVRGNLNTHMRKHTGEKPFSCSECGKRFTERGSLKRHMRNHTGDEPFSCPECDKRFSDRGNLNTHMRKHTGEKPFSCSDCGKRFTERGSLNKHMRSHTEEKPFSCPECGKRFTERGNLNTHMRSHTGEKPFSCTECDKRFTKRSNLNTHMRIHTGEKPFRCAECGKRFNKRSNLNKHMMTHTGEKPFSCSECGKKFTERGNLNAHMNIHTGEKACSCSECGKRFNQRGHLNIHMRIHTGEKACSCSECGKRFNQRGNLNSHMRIHTDEKQFSCSECGKRFKRRSDLNRHVRIHTSEKQFSSSECG